One segment of Haloplanus natans DSM 17983 DNA contains the following:
- a CDS encoding PAS domain S-box protein yields the protein MPDGSSRIALVALPDRLEGRLASALRDADIDATTVDSAGDCLRLVARGEVDGIVSGYALPDLDGVRLLRSIRVSHPGLPFVLILESASPSVASEAVDAGVSGYVPADADERTILARLRAALDRDAPWFTDEHQRRYRHLIEMAPIPINLFDATGESIWCNDATLDLLGLDGRDELVGRSIFEFVHPDDHELARRELATVIERKEPVGPTQMRLQRPDGEVRYVQVSTAVGRFLGEDIGQAVVVDITPLREAQDALRAERRFVEEALDALDDVFYVVDADGTLLRWNEAVTEITGYDDDELASMNVGTLFAASDVQRVQASIATVLDEGADTIEATLVTRHGHARPYEFRGRRLHGGDSHRVVGIGRDISAQEERKRQLKTLEQWLRHNIRNDVNVIRGIAENLREGRIEDADAGIGRIETYADHLLEQADRERRIVEILTNPADTVAIDLRALVERRVAALRERFPDADIDLTRADSVVVAALPDLTAAVDELVENAVEYADDGTPTVRITVVDEGARGLVRVADDGPGIPDIERHTLTFDHEIDQLHHGSGLGLLFVYWVTRLSDGDITVESDDDGSTVTLAFPTVERDGR from the coding sequence ATGCCCGACGGGTCGTCGCGGATCGCGCTCGTTGCTCTCCCCGATCGACTCGAAGGGCGGCTGGCGTCGGCGCTTCGCGACGCGGATATCGACGCGACGACCGTCGACTCGGCGGGTGACTGTCTCCGTCTCGTGGCACGCGGCGAGGTGGACGGCATCGTCAGCGGTTACGCGCTGCCCGATCTGGACGGCGTTCGCCTGTTGCGATCGATCCGCGTCTCTCACCCGGGACTCCCGTTCGTTCTGATCCTCGAATCCGCGTCGCCGTCGGTGGCGAGCGAGGCGGTCGACGCCGGCGTGAGCGGCTACGTGCCCGCCGACGCCGACGAGCGGACGATCCTCGCCCGACTCCGGGCCGCCCTCGACCGGGACGCGCCGTGGTTCACGGACGAACACCAGCGTCGGTATCGCCACCTCATCGAGATGGCGCCGATCCCGATCAACCTGTTCGACGCCACCGGCGAATCCATCTGGTGTAACGACGCCACGCTCGATCTGCTCGGACTCGACGGACGGGACGAACTCGTCGGGCGATCCATCTTCGAGTTCGTCCACCCCGACGATCACGAACTCGCCCGGCGGGAACTCGCGACGGTCATCGAACGGAAAGAGCCCGTCGGGCCGACGCAGATGCGACTCCAGCGACCCGACGGCGAGGTGCGATACGTCCAGGTGTCGACGGCAGTCGGCCGGTTTCTGGGCGAGGACATCGGCCAGGCCGTCGTCGTCGATATCACGCCGCTCCGCGAGGCACAGGACGCGCTCCGGGCCGAACGCCGGTTCGTCGAGGAGGCCCTCGACGCACTCGACGACGTGTTCTATGTCGTCGACGCCGACGGCACCCTCCTGCGGTGGAACGAGGCGGTGACCGAGATCACCGGCTACGACGACGACGAACTGGCGTCGATGAACGTCGGGACGCTTTTCGCGGCGTCGGACGTACAACGGGTGCAGGCCTCCATCGCGACGGTCCTCGACGAGGGCGCCGATACGATCGAAGCCACGCTCGTCACGAGGCACGGCCACGCCCGTCCCTACGAGTTCCGCGGGCGGCGACTCCACGGGGGCGATAGTCACAGGGTCGTCGGCATCGGGCGTGACATCTCCGCACAGGAGGAGCGAAAGCGCCAGTTGAAGACGCTCGAACAGTGGCTCCGTCACAACATCCGCAACGACGTAAACGTCATCCGCGGCATCGCGGAGAACCTCCGCGAGGGGCGGATCGAGGACGCCGACGCGGGCATCGGTCGGATCGAAACGTACGCCGACCATCTCCTCGAACAGGCGGACCGCGAGCGTCGGATCGTCGAAATCCTGACGAACCCGGCCGACACGGTCGCTATCGACCTCCGTGCGCTCGTCGAGCGACGGGTGGCCGCGCTCCGGGAGCGGTTCCCCGACGCCGACATCGACCTCACGCGTGCGGACTCCGTGGTCGTGGCCGCGCTCCCGGACCTCACCGCCGCGGTCGACGAACTCGTCGAAAACGCCGTCGAGTACGCCGATGACGGGACCCCGACGGTCCGAATCACGGTCGTCGACGAGGGCGCGCGTGGCCTCGTTCGCGTCGCCGACGACGGGCCCGGCATTCCGGACATCGAGCGACACACCCTCACGTTCGACCACGAAATCGACCAACTCCACCACGGCTCCGGCCTCGGACTGCTCTTTGTCTACTGGGTCACCCGACTCTCCGACGGCGACATCACCGTCGAGAGCGACGACGACGGCAGTACCGTCACGCTCGCGTTCCCGACGGTGGAGCGCGACGGCCGGTGA
- the lrpA1 gene encoding HTH-type transcriptional regulator LrpA1, which produces MGTLDTERRILSVLEEDAQASYGEIADRAGVSKPTVRKYIQQMEDEGVIVGYSAEVDPKKLSGQSIAIVGIEVESERYVEVTRALKGMGAVETLYTSSGDHMLMAEVRAPDGDALGDVINDDILDIDGVTATHPSFLQERLK; this is translated from the coding sequence ATGGGTACGCTCGATACGGAACGTCGGATTCTCTCCGTCCTCGAGGAGGACGCACAGGCGTCCTACGGGGAGATTGCCGACCGAGCCGGGGTTTCGAAGCCGACGGTCCGGAAGTACATTCAGCAGATGGAAGACGAAGGCGTCATCGTCGGCTACTCCGCGGAGGTGGACCCGAAGAAACTCTCCGGGCAGTCCATCGCCATCGTCGGCATCGAAGTCGAGAGCGAGCGCTACGTCGAGGTCACCCGCGCGCTGAAGGGGATGGGGGCGGTCGAAACCCTCTACACCTCCTCGGGCGACCACATGCTGATGGCGGAGGTGCGGGCACCCGACGGCGACGCCCTCGGCGACGTGATCAACGACGACATCCTCGACATCGACGGCGTAACCGCCACCCACCCTTCCTTCCTGCAGGAACGGCTGAAGTAG
- a CDS encoding DICT sensory domain-containing protein, which yields MAVDANPSGIRDFFDEVSRDDISLVTINRTHPKPVQELLADVFSTQTVDLVERSLPDDVDDDIVALRRDGEVSAVSSLRELMQSFLLVNADRFKTGTKGFDDGVPDVLRGMDETLFDLRGYPASNKEKLLLILISRHIERLAYEAGTGTLRSTFQQLSRLEDELGTKTVYERLAGRTVDVHVYGVPDGMPEQLDATVHAGTTDEYRNSWCVVFRPPEGAGAALIAHQQETNRWKGFWTYDRDTVERADRYFADSF from the coding sequence ATGGCCGTCGACGCCAATCCGTCCGGAATCAGGGACTTCTTCGACGAGGTGAGCCGCGACGACATCTCGCTCGTAACGATCAACCGGACCCATCCGAAGCCAGTCCAGGAGTTGCTCGCCGATGTGTTCAGCACGCAGACCGTCGATCTGGTGGAGCGGTCGTTACCGGACGACGTCGACGACGACATCGTCGCGCTACGCAGGGACGGCGAGGTCAGCGCCGTCTCCTCGTTGCGGGAACTGATGCAGTCGTTCCTGCTCGTGAACGCCGATCGGTTCAAGACGGGGACCAAGGGGTTCGACGACGGTGTGCCCGACGTGCTCAGGGGGATGGACGAGACGCTCTTCGACCTGCGTGGCTATCCGGCGTCGAACAAGGAGAAACTCCTTCTCATCCTGATTTCACGGCATATCGAGCGGCTGGCGTACGAAGCGGGGACGGGAACGCTCCGCTCGACGTTCCAGCAGCTCTCGCGGCTCGAAGACGAACTCGGCACGAAGACGGTGTACGAACGGCTCGCGGGGCGGACCGTCGACGTCCACGTCTACGGGGTTCCGGACGGGATGCCGGAGCAACTCGACGCGACGGTCCACGCCGGAACGACCGACGAGTACCGAAACTCGTGGTGTGTCGTCTTCCGACCGCCGGAGGGGGCGGGGGCGGCGCTGATCGCCCATCAGCAGGAGACGAACCGCTGGAAGGGGTTCTGGACCTACGACCGCGACACCGTCGAACGGGCCGACCGTTATTTCGCGGACTCGTTTTGA
- the aroA gene encoding 3-phosphoshikimate 1-carboxyvinyltransferase, with amino-acid sequence MDVDISRSRVGGRARAPPSKSYTHRAILAAGYSDGAVVADPLVSADTRATMRAVEAFGGRIERSDGDLDVTGFAGRPGVPDDVIDCANSGTTTRIVTACAALADGLTVLTGDDSLRSRPQGALLDAIAQLDGRAESTRGNGQAPLVVGGDVGGGTVSIPGDVSSQYVTALLMAGAVTADGIDIDLRTELKSAPYVDITLEVLDAFGVEATETDAGYRVPGGQRYGRDGPYPVPGDFSSMSYLLAAGAVASGDDGVVVEGAYPSAQGDSAIVDVLERMGADISWDREAGEITVRRSDLTGVEVDVGDTPDLLPTVAVLGAVADGETRVINCEHVRYKETDRVRAMATELETLGAAVTEEADALTIHGGESDLRGAAVAGHDDHRIVMSLAVAGLVAGGTTTVEGADHVDVSFPGFFDVLYDLGAEVDEHER; translated from the coding sequence ATGGACGTGGACATCAGCCGCTCACGGGTCGGGGGGCGAGCGCGCGCGCCGCCGTCGAAGAGCTACACGCACCGGGCGATCCTCGCCGCGGGCTACAGCGACGGCGCGGTGGTCGCCGATCCGCTCGTGAGCGCGGACACGCGGGCGACGATGCGGGCGGTCGAGGCCTTCGGCGGGCGGATCGAACGGAGCGACGGCGACCTCGACGTGACGGGCTTTGCCGGCCGGCCGGGCGTCCCGGACGACGTGATCGACTGTGCGAACAGCGGGACGACCACCCGGATCGTCACGGCGTGTGCGGCGCTCGCGGACGGGCTGACGGTATTGACCGGCGACGACTCGCTCCGCTCGCGGCCACAGGGGGCGTTGCTCGACGCCATCGCCCAACTCGACGGGCGGGCGGAGAGCACGCGCGGCAACGGGCAGGCACCGCTGGTCGTGGGCGGGGACGTGGGAGGCGGCACGGTGTCGATTCCCGGCGACGTGTCCTCGCAGTACGTCACGGCGCTGTTGATGGCGGGGGCGGTGACGGCGGACGGGATCGACATCGACCTGCGGACCGAACTCAAGTCGGCGCCGTACGTCGACATCACGCTCGAAGTGCTCGACGCGTTCGGCGTCGAGGCGACGGAGACGGACGCGGGCTATCGGGTGCCCGGCGGACAGCGGTACGGCCGGGACGGCCCGTATCCGGTCCCCGGCGACTTCTCGTCGATGTCGTACCTGCTCGCGGCGGGCGCGGTGGCCAGCGGCGACGACGGTGTCGTCGTCGAGGGGGCGTATCCGAGCGCGCAGGGCGACAGCGCCATCGTCGACGTACTGGAGCGCATGGGCGCCGATATCTCGTGGGATCGCGAGGCCGGGGAGATCACCGTTCGCCGGAGCGACCTGACGGGCGTCGAGGTGGACGTGGGCGATACGCCCGACCTCCTCCCGACGGTCGCGGTCCTCGGCGCCGTCGCGGACGGGGAGACGCGGGTCATCAACTGCGAACACGTCCGGTACAAGGAGACCGACCGGGTGCGGGCGATGGCGACGGAGTTGGAGACGCTTGGCGCCGCGGTCACGGAGGAAGCGGACGCCCTGACGATCCACGGCGGCGAGAGCGACCTCCGGGGGGCGGCGGTGGCGGGCCACGACGACCACCGGATCGTCATGTCGCTCGCGGTCGCGGGCCTCGTCGCCGGGGGGACGACCACCGTCGAGGGCGCCGATCACGTCGATGTCTCCTTCCCGGGGTTCTTCGATGTGCTTTATGACCTCGGAGCCGAAGTGGACGAACATGAACGGTAA
- a CDS encoding thiamine pyrophosphate-dependent enzyme — protein sequence MSAFSAIGEEREIDREEFTPTLEPQATWCPGCGDFGVLKALKQAMPEIGRNPDEVLLVTGIGCSGKLNSYFECYGYHSIHGRSLPIARAAKLANPELEVIAAGGDGDGYGIGGNHFMHTARENHDMTYIVFDNEIFGLTKGQTSPTSPKGHKSKTQPHGSAKDPIRPLSLALTSGASYVARTAAVNPNQAKEILVEAMQHDGFAHVDFLTQCPTWNKDARQYVPYTDINDSDDYDFDPTNKTEAQAMASEAEQSLYEGEVLTGRFYVDADRPSYQEEKQAIGEMPEEPLAERYFDDDYEWERTHDMLLDRHK from the coding sequence ATGAGTGCATTCTCAGCCATCGGCGAGGAGCGAGAGATCGACCGCGAAGAGTTCACGCCCACCCTGGAGCCACAGGCGACGTGGTGTCCGGGGTGTGGGGACTTCGGCGTTTTGAAGGCGCTGAAACAGGCGATGCCCGAGATTGGCCGCAACCCAGACGAGGTGCTGCTGGTCACCGGTATCGGCTGTTCCGGCAAGCTGAACAGCTACTTCGAGTGTTACGGCTACCACTCGATCCACGGCCGGTCACTGCCCATCGCCCGCGCGGCCAAACTCGCGAACCCCGAACTCGAGGTCATCGCGGCCGGCGGCGACGGCGACGGCTACGGCATCGGCGGGAACCACTTCATGCACACCGCCCGCGAGAACCACGACATGACCTACATCGTCTTCGACAACGAAATCTTCGGCCTGACGAAGGGTCAGACATCGCCCACGTCGCCGAAAGGTCACAAGTCGAAGACCCAGCCCCACGGGAGCGCCAAGGACCCGATCCGGCCGCTCTCGCTGGCGCTCACCTCCGGCGCCTCCTACGTCGCCCGGACGGCGGCGGTCAACCCCAACCAGGCCAAGGAGATTCTCGTCGAGGCGATGCAACACGACGGCTTCGCCCACGTCGACTTCCTGACCCAGTGTCCGACCTGGAACAAGGACGCCCGGCAGTACGTCCCCTACACGGACATCAACGACTCCGACGACTACGACTTCGACCCGACGAACAAGACGGAGGCCCAGGCGATGGCGAGCGAGGCCGAACAGTCGCTCTACGAGGGTGAAGTCCTGACGGGGCGGTTCTACGTCGACGCCGACCGCCCGTCCTACCAGGAGGAGAAACAGGCCATCGGCGAGATGCCCGAGGAACCGCTCGCGGAGCGGTACTTCGACGACGACTACGAGTGGGAACGGACCCACGACATGCTGCTCGACCGACACAAGTAG
- a CDS encoding 2-oxoacid:acceptor oxidoreductase subunit alpha, translating into MTDHELMWRIAGGSGDGIASTSQNFAKALMRAGLHVFTHRHYPSRIRGGHTYTEVRADSEPVRSRGDGFNCLLALGDSFARNPKEGAYYGDEEVKPLAENLDELNDGGVIVYDTGLLDAEDIPNFEERIEENDWHVYPINLREIARDHGREVMRNTAGVGATAALLGIDLQYFEDLMAESMPEEILEPNKEILHYTHDMVQEEFEFTHDLRVPEGSHDEEQVLLSGSDTIAYGAIDEGCRFIAGYPMTPWTEVFTIMSQALPEVGGISEQVEDEIAAAALALGASHAGVKAMSGSSGGGFALMSEPLGLAEMSETPVVLVEAMRAGPSTGLPTKPEQADLEHVLYTSQGDSNRVVLAPGTVAEAYEQSRLAFQLAYGYNIPAILLYDQKIGGELMNVPASHFDREPNPDLGAVTTEAELQDAPHGPGGKFHRYRYDAEDGVSPRSIPGQKDGHFLVTGNEHNPAGHIDEDPTNRVTQVERRASKLDAIREFLDDQGTQTHMGPDEADYGLITFGSQQGTVAEAVDRLNDAGHSVKGIGVSDMMPYPVEEMTEFLESVDEALVVEMNSSGQFRGLTQKELGRFGGKLSSLLKYNGEPFEPAEIVAGFEASIEGQDVPEQQTTYVPAAGD; encoded by the coding sequence ATGACTGACCACGAGCTCATGTGGCGAATTGCTGGTGGCTCCGGCGACGGTATCGCGTCGACCAGCCAGAACTTCGCCAAGGCCCTGATGCGCGCGGGCCTCCACGTCTTTACGCATCGACATTATCCGTCGCGGATTCGCGGCGGCCACACCTACACCGAGGTACGGGCGGATTCGGAGCCGGTACGGTCCCGCGGCGACGGGTTCAACTGCCTGCTCGCGCTCGGTGACTCCTTCGCCCGGAACCCGAAAGAAGGCGCCTACTACGGCGACGAGGAGGTCAAGCCGCTGGCGGAGAACCTCGACGAACTGAACGACGGAGGTGTCATCGTCTACGACACCGGCCTGCTCGACGCCGAGGACATCCCGAACTTCGAGGAGCGGATCGAGGAGAACGACTGGCACGTCTACCCGATCAACCTCCGCGAGATCGCCCGCGACCACGGGCGCGAAGTGATGCGAAACACCGCGGGCGTCGGGGCGACGGCCGCACTTCTCGGGATCGACCTCCAGTATTTCGAAGACCTGATGGCCGAGTCGATGCCCGAGGAGATCCTCGAGCCCAACAAGGAGATCCTTCACTACACCCACGACATGGTGCAAGAGGAGTTCGAGTTCACCCACGACCTCCGCGTGCCAGAGGGAAGCCACGACGAGGAGCAGGTGCTCCTGTCGGGCAGCGACACCATCGCCTACGGCGCCATCGACGAAGGCTGTCGGTTCATCGCCGGCTACCCCATGACGCCGTGGACCGAGGTGTTCACCATCATGTCCCAGGCGCTGCCCGAGGTGGGCGGCATCTCCGAACAGGTCGAGGACGAAATCGCGGCCGCGGCACTGGCACTCGGCGCCTCCCACGCCGGCGTCAAGGCGATGTCCGGCTCCTCGGGCGGCGGGTTCGCGCTCATGTCCGAACCGCTCGGGCTGGCGGAGATGTCGGAGACACCCGTCGTGCTCGTCGAGGCGATGCGCGCCGGCCCGTCGACGGGCCTGCCGACCAAGCCCGAACAGGCCGACCTCGAACACGTCCTCTATACGAGTCAGGGTGACTCGAACCGCGTCGTGCTGGCGCCGGGGACGGTCGCCGAAGCGTACGAACAGTCGCGGCTCGCCTTCCAGCTCGCCTACGGCTACAACATCCCGGCCATCCTGCTGTACGATCAGAAGATCGGCGGCGAACTGATGAACGTGCCCGCGAGCCACTTCGACCGCGAACCCAACCCAGACCTCGGCGCCGTCACGACCGAAGCCGAGCTGCAGGACGCCCCCCACGGCCCCGGCGGGAAGTTCCACCGCTACCGCTACGACGCCGAGGACGGCGTCAGCCCGCGGTCGATCCCCGGGCAGAAGGACGGCCACTTCCTCGTGACCGGCAACGAACACAACCCGGCCGGCCACATCGACGAGGACCCGACCAACCGCGTCACGCAGGTCGAGCGGCGGGCGTCGAAACTCGACGCCATCCGCGAGTTCCTCGACGACCAGGGCACCCAGACCCACATGGGCCCCGACGAGGCCGACTACGGCCTCATCACCTTCGGGAGCCAGCAGGGCACCGTCGCGGAGGCGGTCGACCGTCTCAACGATGCCGGTCACTCGGTGAAGGGAATCGGCGTCAGCGACATGATGCCGTACCCGGTCGAGGAGATGACCGAATTCTTGGAGAGCGTCGACGAGGCGCTGGTGGTGGAGATGAACTCGTCGGGCCAGTTCCGCGGCCTCACGCAGAAGGAACTCGGCCGCTTCGGCGGAAAGCTGTCCAGCCTCCTGAAGTACAACGGCGAACCGTTCGAACCCGCCGAAATCGTCGCGGGCTTCGAAGCCAGTATCGAGGGCCAGGACGTGCCCGAACAGCAGACGACCTACGTCCCAGCGGCAGGTGACTAA
- the aroC gene encoding chorismate synthase gives MNGNRFGRLFQVTTYGESHGDAMGVVVSGCPAGLELAEEDIQRDLDRRKPGQSMITTSRGEPDEVRIHSGLQDGYTTGTPLGMVIQNKDARSGKYEPFVTAPRPSHGDFTYSAKFGTRNWGGGGRSSARETVNWVAAGAVAKKVLSDHGVELKAHVNQIGDIEAPEVSFEEMLEHSEDNEVRCAHPETAERMRERIEQYQKEGDSIGGSVEFEARGVPRGLGAPRFDSMTARLGQAMMSVPAATAFEFGLGREARRYTGSERNEDWEFDESEAQSASKDASGDEPRARGDPVPVGNDHGGIQGGITTGQPIRGEVTIHAPTSIPKTQTTVDWETGEKKEIQVVGRHDPVLPPRGVPVVESMLALTLVDFMLLGGRINPDRMDDRPGAYETDYHPRSPDNVDS, from the coding sequence ATGAACGGTAACCGATTCGGTCGTCTGTTTCAGGTGACGACCTACGGCGAGAGCCACGGCGACGCGATGGGCGTCGTCGTCTCGGGCTGTCCCGCCGGCCTCGAACTCGCCGAGGAGGACATCCAGCGCGACCTCGACCGGCGCAAGCCGGGCCAGTCGATGATCACGACCAGCCGCGGCGAACCCGACGAGGTGCGCATCCACAGCGGCCTGCAGGACGGCTACACGACCGGCACGCCGCTCGGGATGGTCATCCAGAACAAGGACGCCCGCTCTGGCAAGTACGAACCCTTCGTCACCGCACCGCGGCCCTCCCACGGCGACTTCACCTACTCCGCGAAGTTCGGCACGCGCAACTGGGGCGGGGGCGGGCGCTCCTCGGCCCGCGAGACGGTGAACTGGGTCGCGGCCGGCGCGGTGGCGAAGAAGGTTCTGAGCGACCACGGCGTCGAACTCAAGGCCCACGTCAACCAGATCGGCGACATCGAGGCGCCCGAGGTGAGCTTCGAGGAGATGCTGGAACACAGCGAGGACAACGAGGTGCGGTGTGCCCACCCCGAGACGGCCGAGCGGATGCGCGAGCGGATCGAACAGTATCAAAAAGAGGGCGACTCCATCGGCGGTTCCGTCGAGTTCGAGGCGCGTGGCGTCCCCCGCGGCCTGGGCGCGCCGCGATTCGACTCGATGACCGCCCGCCTCGGGCAGGCGATGATGTCGGTGCCGGCGGCGACGGCGTTCGAGTTCGGCCTGGGACGCGAGGCGCGCCGCTACACGGGGTCGGAGCGCAACGAGGACTGGGAGTTCGACGAGAGCGAGGCACAGAGTGCCTCGAAAGACGCGAGCGGCGACGAGCCGCGAGCGCGAGGCGACCCGGTGCCCGTCGGCAACGACCACGGCGGCATTCAGGGCGGCATCACGACCGGCCAGCCGATCCGTGGTGAAGTGACGATTCACGCCCCCACCTCCATTCCCAAAACGCAGACGACGGTCGACTGGGAGACGGGCGAAAAGAAGGAGATTCAGGTCGTCGGCCGCCACGATCCGGTGCTCCCGCCGCGGGGGGTGCCCGTCGTGGAGTCGATGCTCGCGCTGACGCTCGTCGACTTCATGCTCCTCGGTGGCCGCATCAACCCCGACCGGATGGACGACCGGCCGGGCGCGTACGAAACCGACTACCATCCGCGCAGTCCGGACAACGTCGACTCGTAG
- the dinB gene encoding DNA polymerase IV, whose protein sequence is MAGEGGTLPGADDDGADRIVCHVDMDCFYASCERLREPELRGDPVVVGMGYESGEPHGAVATASYEARARGVESAQPISQALESLPRKARGREDPDLDPAEAGYYRPVDLDYYREIAGEIKAIIHECADRVREVSVDEAYLDVTERTAWTVVNGRPLAEGYARYIKERIAREVGVPASIGVAPTMSAAKVASDHDKPDGLVVVEPGEVRAFFDPLPVEAVHGVGPVTARTLGEMGIETAGDLAAANPTTIRERFGERGRTLYDRARGDDDREVTPTGRPKSLSRESAFTEATADAGRQRETVAGLAADVAERAEGKGALYRTIGIKIVTPPYDVNTRERSLPGPVADADLVGEVALDLLAEFAGEEIRKIGVRVSNLQFDAAEQARLDGWGDGGGGSAADSGANGQSSLADFDP, encoded by the coding sequence ATGGCCGGCGAGGGCGGTACGCTCCCCGGGGCGGACGACGACGGCGCCGACCGCATCGTCTGTCACGTCGACATGGACTGTTTCTACGCCTCCTGTGAGCGGTTGCGAGAGCCCGAACTGCGGGGCGACCCCGTCGTCGTCGGGATGGGCTACGAGTCGGGCGAGCCCCACGGCGCCGTCGCCACTGCGAGCTACGAGGCCCGGGCGCGCGGCGTCGAGAGCGCCCAGCCCATCTCGCAGGCGCTGGAGTCGCTGCCGCGGAAAGCACGGGGCCGCGAGGACCCCGACCTCGACCCCGCCGAGGCGGGCTACTACCGCCCGGTCGACCTCGACTACTACCGCGAGATAGCGGGGGAGATCAAGGCGATCATCCACGAGTGTGCGGACCGCGTGCGCGAGGTGAGTGTCGACGAGGCGTATCTCGACGTGACCGAGCGGACGGCGTGGACGGTGGTGAACGGCCGACCGCTCGCGGAGGGGTACGCTCGATACATCAAAGAACGGATCGCCCGCGAGGTGGGCGTGCCAGCGAGCATCGGCGTCGCGCCCACGATGAGCGCCGCGAAGGTGGCGAGCGATCACGACAAACCGGACGGCCTCGTCGTCGTCGAACCCGGCGAGGTGCGTGCCTTCTTCGACCCCCTCCCGGTCGAGGCGGTCCACGGCGTCGGCCCGGTGACCGCGCGGACGCTGGGCGAGATGGGCATCGAGACGGCGGGCGACCTCGCGGCCGCGAATCCGACGACGATCCGCGAGCGGTTCGGCGAACGGGGCCGGACGCTCTACGACCGGGCGCGCGGGGACGACGACCGGGAGGTGACGCCGACGGGCCGGCCAAAGAGCCTGTCGCGGGAGTCGGCGTTCACCGAGGCGACGGCCGACGCCGGGAGACAGCGCGAGACGGTCGCGGGGCTGGCGGCGGACGTGGCCGAGCGTGCCGAGGGGAAGGGGGCGCTCTACCGCACCATCGGTATCAAGATCGTAACGCCGCCGTACGACGTGAACACGCGCGAGCGGTCACTCCCCGGCCCCGTCGCGGACGCCGACCTGGTCGGGGAGGTTGCGCTCGACCTCCTCGCGGAGTTCGCGGGCGAGGAGATTCGAAAGATCGGCGTCCGGGTGTCGAACCTGCAGTTCGACGCCGCGGAGCAGGCGCGACTGGACGGGTGGGGCGATGGGGGTGGCGGGTCGGCAGCCGACTCGGGGGCGAACGGCCAGTCGTCGCTGGCGGATTTCGACCCGTAG